Proteins from a genomic interval of Scomber japonicus isolate fScoJap1 chromosome 10, fScoJap1.pri, whole genome shotgun sequence:
- the stmn2a gene encoding stathmin-2a isoform X2, translating into MAKTATAYKEKMKELSVLSLICSCFYPEARNKLMSEFEDMEVKTLNKRASGQAFEVILKPLSPVSDVNPCLPSPPKRDISLDDIEKKLEAAEDRRKYQEALLLKALAEKREHERDVLLKAMEENSNFSKMAEEKLQMKMEQIKENREAHLAAMLERLQEKERHAAVVRRNKELKEELTA; encoded by the exons ATGGCCAAAACAGCAACCG CATACaaagagaagatgaaggagcTGTCTGTCCTCTCCCTTATCTGCTCCTGCTTCTATCCAGAGGCACGCAACAAGCTCATGTCTGAGTTTGAAG ACATGGAGGTGAAAACTTTAAACAAGCGTGCCTCTGGCCAGGCCTTCGAGGTGATTCTCAAGCCTCTGTCTCCAGTATCAGATGTTAACCCATGTCTCCCCTCACCCCCCAAGAGGGACATCTCCTTGGATGACATTGAGAAGAAACTGGAGGCTGCTGAAGATCGAAGGAAG taCCAAGAAGCTCTGTTGCTGAAGGCTTTGGCAGAAAAGAGGGAGCATGAAAGGGACGTGTTGTTAAAGGCCATGGAAGAGAACAGCAATTTCAGCAAGATGGCCGAAGAGAAGCTCCAGATGAAAATGGAGCAGATCAAGGAGAACCGTGAAGCCCATCTGGCAGCCATGCTTGAGCGTCTACAGGAGAAG GAGAGACATGCAGCTGTGGTGCGCAGGAACAAAGAGTTGAAGGAAGAGCTGACAGCATGA
- the LOC128366021 gene encoding hairy/enhancer-of-split related with YRPW motif protein 1-like, protein MKRSHNYSSSESDLDDNIEVEKDSGDENCQLDSHGSMSPSTTTQVQARKRRRGIIEKRRRDRINNSLSELRRLVPSAFEKQGSAKLEKAEILQMTVDHLKMLHASGGKGFFEAHALAKDYRSLGFRECLAETARFLSIIEGRDNTDPLRLRLVSHLSNYASQREVHTGLEHLAWGSAYGSAPAHLPHPLLLQHPQGRTPASRSNSSPPSSSSSSTSSSSSSTEASGTSRLSVLPPTESLRVPPSSSLPFSLPVPTSKLSPPLLSSLSSLSAFPLSFSAFPLVSTTAISTVSPSSTLSKPYRPWGTEIGAF, encoded by the exons ATGAAGCGGAGCCACAATTACAGTTCATCTGAGAGCGACCTGGACGACAATATTGAAGTGGAGAAAGACAGCGGCGATGAAAATTG TCAGCTGGATTCTCACGGCTCGATGTCTCCCTCTACAACCACTCAAGTTCAAGCCAGGAAAAGACGCAGAGGG ATTATTGAGAAAAGGCGGCGTGACCGGATCAATAACAGTCTGTCAGAGTTGAGGAGATTGGTGCCAAGTGCTTTTGAGAAACAG GGATCAGCAAAattggaaaaagcagaaatattgCAAATGACTGTGGATCATTTGAAGATGCTTCATGCGTCTGGTGGCAAAG GTTTCTTTGAGGCTCATGCTCTTGCAAAGGATTACCGCAGCCTGGGCTTTAGGGAGTGCCTGGCAGAGACAGCTCGCTTCCTTAGCATCATAGAGGGTCGGGACAACACAGACCCCCTCCGTCTACGCTTGGTGTCCCATCTTAGCAACTATGCCTCTCAAAGGGAGGTGCACACTGGACTGGAACACTTAGCCTGGGGCTCTGCCTACGGGAGTGCCCCTGCCCATCTCCCCCATCCCCTCCTCCTACAACACCCCCAGGGCAGGACACCTGCATCCAGAAGCAACAGTAGCccaccctcttcctcctcttcctctacatcctcctcctcctcctccactgagGCATCTGGAACATCCAGACTCAGTGTCTTGCCCCCCACGGAGTCCCTCAGAGTGCCTCCCAGCAGCTCACTGCCCTTCAGCCTTCCTGTGCCAACATCCAAGCTTTCGCCACCactcctctcatccctctccTCGCTTTCAGCCTTCCCACTCTCCTTCAGCGCTTTCCCTCTAGTCTCCACAACGGCCATCAGCACAGTGAGCCCCTCCTCCACTCTATCAAAGCCTTACAGGCCTTGGGGCACAGAGATCGGGGCCTTCTGA
- the stmn2a gene encoding stathmin-2a isoform X1 translates to MAKTATAYKEKMKELSVLSLICSCFYPEARNKLMSEFEGMDMEVKTLNKRASGQAFEVILKPLSPVSDVNPCLPSPPKRDISLDDIEKKLEAAEDRRKYQEALLLKALAEKREHERDVLLKAMEENSNFSKMAEEKLQMKMEQIKENREAHLAAMLERLQEKERHAAVVRRNKELKEELTA, encoded by the exons ATGGCCAAAACAGCAACCG CATACaaagagaagatgaaggagcTGTCTGTCCTCTCCCTTATCTGCTCCTGCTTCTATCCAGAGGCACGCAACAAGCTCATGTCTGAGTTTGAAGGTATGG ACATGGAGGTGAAAACTTTAAACAAGCGTGCCTCTGGCCAGGCCTTCGAGGTGATTCTCAAGCCTCTGTCTCCAGTATCAGATGTTAACCCATGTCTCCCCTCACCCCCCAAGAGGGACATCTCCTTGGATGACATTGAGAAGAAACTGGAGGCTGCTGAAGATCGAAGGAAG taCCAAGAAGCTCTGTTGCTGAAGGCTTTGGCAGAAAAGAGGGAGCATGAAAGGGACGTGTTGTTAAAGGCCATGGAAGAGAACAGCAATTTCAGCAAGATGGCCGAAGAGAAGCTCCAGATGAAAATGGAGCAGATCAAGGAGAACCGTGAAGCCCATCTGGCAGCCATGCTTGAGCGTCTACAGGAGAAG GAGAGACATGCAGCTGTGGTGCGCAGGAACAAAGAGTTGAAGGAAGAGCTGACAGCATGA